tttgctTATAGAAAATAATAGGAATTCTGGATTACTCTTAAttcaaaagtttaattattctcattcatatttctttcctattattttatataatttttttcatgttcattttcttcatccacACTTAATTGCGTCAAAAGtgttttttgtcattttttttatgaaatttgatcGATAGGTAAAACCTTCATGATTAATTACTTACcatagaatttgaaaatttgcaaaaattttatacaaatatacaCAGCAAATTTtcttacgaaaaaaaaaattcacaacaAGTTTTCctgcaaaataatcaatttaaaaaataacggTTACTTTTtccaacaaatttaaatttcttacgtgttttaaattcacaatttcttgcaaaaaaaataattttcctacaaaagtaaataaaaaataattcaaattaataatatataatttttgaattacaAAATGTAAGGACCCCATAACTTATAAGGCCTCTGAAAGGGTAGTTAGGCCCATCAGACCAAGGCACTAGGGCCTTTGGGGGACTTAGCCAGAAGTCAGAAACTTCATTCTTCccatttcccttctctctctagaaacttCAGAACCCTAACCCAAATtttcctctgccttctctctacagTTTCATAAGATTGAACCGTTCAATCTTTGAGTTCTTGCTACCAAATTGTTCCTGGTGCAGAGAGCTTCCATTCCAACCGAACATTTCCCCGTTCCGCACGGTAAGTAGATTttccctctttctcttctctattCTTGCCCTAGAATTGAATTTCCTGTTATGTGTTTGTGAATATATGCAGGGACTATATTATGTTATTCTGAAAATATAAGGTTCTGGGTGAATGTTTGATGTGCTTTGAATGTCAAGTTGAATATGTTGAATGAGGTATTATGTGTAATTGGAACTAATTTGGGTTAGGTTGATATCTGTTATAGTTAAGTGGTTTTATTTATTGGAAATTATATGACATTGATAATTGATGGGAAACATGGGTTGTTAGAACTTAGGTCTGTGAGTGAAAGTGAGACACTGGTTAAGGGTGTATGGAAACTAGACCACCGTAGAATAATTAGGATACCTTATTAAAGCCAAATTCAGAGTGTTAGGATGCCTTCtgtgttggtaggatagagggaaCCTAAAAACCAGAGCTGGCACGTcactgatcatagagcagccttGGCTTGGTCCAGTacgttgtgactagtcatacgTGTTGGTGACGAAGGTGAGTCTGCTGCGGTGGACATCTGTTCCCACTCCGTTGACCAATTGGGATAAGAAGGTTGGAGAGAGTAGAACCCCTAGGCAAGGATCTGTAACNGAAATTGGATTGGATTTGAGTTGGGAAGAGGGAAGTGTCATGGTGATTTTGGACATCTGTGGTATTGGGGGTGTTTGGGCTGGTTAGGTAACTTAGGCAAGTTAAAAGGAACCTGTGTGAGGCATAAAATTGAGCAAGAACACATTANNNNNNNNNNNNNNNNNNNNNNNNNNNNNNNNNNNNNNNNNNNNNNNNNNNNNNNNNNNNNNNNNNNNNNNNNNNNNNNNNNNNNNNNNNNNNNNNNNNNNNNNNNNNNNNNNNNNNNNNNNNNNNNNNNNNNNNNNNNNNNNNNNNNNNNNNNNNNNNNNNNNNNNNNNNNNNNNNNNNNNNNNNNNNNNNNNNNNNNNNNNNNNNNNNNNNNNNNNNNNNNNNNNNNNNNNNNNNNNNNNNNNNNNNNNNNNNNNNNNNNNNNNNNNNNNNNNNNNNNNNNNNNNNNNNNNNNNNNNNNNNNNNNNNNNNNNNNNNNNNNNNNNNNNNNNNNNNNNNNNNNNNNNNNNNNNNNNNNNNNNNNNNNNNNNNNNNNNNNNNNNNNNNNNNNNNNNNNNNNNNNNNNNNNNNNNNNNNNNNNNNNNNNNNNNNNNNNNNNNNNNNNNNNNNNNNNNNNNNNNNNNNNNNNNNNNNNNNNNNNNNNNNNNNNNNNNNNNNNNNNNNNNNNNNNNNNNNNNNNNNNNNNNNNNNNNNNNNNNNNNNNNNNNNNNNNNNNNNNNNNNNNNNNNNNNNatttgaaatatatttattttattttgaaatagacaaatttaaaatacgaaagttattatttaagttatatatattctgaaaaaTAAATANATTTAGATTgtataatgttaaatatattttgtattttatattctaCGATATATGATTTATGTTTAAATTGGCTGGTTTGAGAAACATGACTTGAAGTTTATTGCACTACATTATAAATGGTTATGGTGGTATCAAAAGTATGTGGTTACTAAGTAATGAAGTGTAATTCAAGTTGAAATCCAAGTTCCctctgtgtagaatctcttggtgagattcttagtgttttaaaatgaaagtaggggctcagccttgggagtcattctgacgcttcaatggtcaatcaaactcacttagagaggttgaaccatgtgatgagaagtagcaggaggtcttagtcttgggggctcccagtatgcctcaaggcgcggaacggactaacctcgtgagtgtggcagggtggggaacccaagttcctaagtcaccacgggtgcaagactcgccatagcccgactctcattttaaagtccAGACGAGAAGTCTAGAATCTCACATGTTTAGGTTGTTTGCTATAAATGTGTTTGCTATCCATGCACTCTCTTATGATCAAATGTTTAATCTGTTGcatgatgtttatttatataattaattcacccttgccttgttttgttgtgtatggtgtatgtctttcttttgcaatgatcattcatttttgaatgtgagcagaggagaatgagccCACTTTGGAGGATGTCCTCGAAGATTCTGAAAACACAGATGCTGATGCCTAGACCTTTAGGGACTTTATTTTGCTCTTCCTATGTTGtgtatttttgaaatacttaGAGTTCCTTCCAcgttttaaatttcttcttgtTTCTGGATAACTGTAATCACAACCTGATTAACTTTCCTACTCTTAAactgctctcttttattatcTATGTGGACATCTTGATTTTTTATAGACTTGTATGGTATAAAATAGGGATGCCACACAAAACAacttatatgtttaattatttttataaatgactcgtgtttaattgtttttatattggctaactcaaaattaaatcatccttaattttaaaatttattatttctgaGAAACAAACACATTGGACAAGTTATACAAAATATGTTTATAGAGGAATATAACTCAccgtaaaatattttcatatataataaattttctaacTATAATTTCTTACTGATTAACACTGTAACTTTTCATAAAGAGTACATAATAATTATActctaattataaataaatctaacTACTACCTGATATATGTACGACTGCACCAGGAAATCGTATTGGGTATATACGTAGATGAAGTTGATTTTCCAAGCAATTTATTAAACATGATCAATCATTAAGGATAAATTGAGAAGTCGGCAGAGGTTTAAATCTTCTTAAAATCATTCCCAGAAATTGGAAAAAGTATTTGTGAATATAAAATCCACACATCTGAATTCTGGTGCTTACGTTCATTAACTCTTGAGAATGATAATTTTAGGAGTAAATATATAATGCTACGAAGAAGAAATACAATGACCTAAAGCTTACTACAAAAAGGAAGGTTGCTTTGGACTCTAAAGTTTTATCTGGATTGAATTACAGATAACTAATTTTCTTGTTTCTATTAATTCCAATTGCTTACTGGTAAAGAAGTTAGCTCAGATCATGATAATCATGATGATAcacataaaatcaaagatcCACACCCGATTGAAAACCAAATAAAACCAAAgggaaaatgaatttgaaaacgaaaactaaataaaatcaatgaaaaatgaagaaaattttgtgaaatttcCTCGAGATTTaaatcagaaagaaaaaaaaaatcctataataaattcataacaATTTTTGCATGAAATTTCTATAAAAGAATTTCGcaagtaatttataaatttcttagTCTGATCACTTGGCATTGGTTATGTTAAAGtcaaaagatttaattatatttttaatgagtctattattatgaaaaaatggAGGTGAGAAATGCATTAGTAATAAAACTCTTTCcgtctttgaaaggttttgcaggatatgagacaatgaaatttttttgaatgtTATTGAGGAATCTATAGAAGGtgttagaagtcccacatcgactagagataaggctatttaagtgtatataagtgggcgcaaacctcaccttacaagttggttttgtggggttgagttaggcttaaagttcacttctaatATGATATTAGAGCCATGATTCAAGcctatttttcttaaaattttacgttaaggtcaatttataatatataaatagatataaatcttactttacaaaataattttgtaaaattgaattaggcttaaaataTACTTCTTCAAATTTTGAGTGTATTATGATAACTAGTTAAttgagattatatatttttatttggattacTGTGATCTTCCATATATTGTTGGTATCTAGTTTTATTTcgaaataaagttaatattaCCACCTTGTGGAtagaaatgttaattttaattttgtttgatgtcAGTAAACACTTTGCTAGAAATAGGAACATGATTTGTACGTCcaaaaaatacatttgaaatgCTTTTTTAAGTTGCATGTCAATTATAGTCGTGCTTAACCAATTATTTCGCTTACAATTAAACATCAGAGTGTACCATTACGTTGGATTATATGAAGCAGAATTGCGGTGGCTGTAGAAAACATCATTATTCTGTATTATATGTTCATATAAACCTTTGTGTCAACAAAAAAGTTCCAATGAGTTTGTTAGAATAGGAAAGAAAGGTTGGACAAATATAGAAATTGTATGTCATATATTAATAATTCGAATAATGTGGCACCTTAATCTAGAAGAAGGAAGGTTTTTAAGATTGAGATGGTGTTATTTTTAGGCATAAGCCAACCTGCACATCAAGTTTTCTGCAATATCAGTTAGCCGTTGGTGATGAAGACACAAAGCATAAACACTAAGCCATACCGAAAACGACTCAAACTAATCCATAACGAAAGAGGAGGGAACCTTTATAATCCTTCCTCTTTCCATTTTCCTTCTTGGCTCTCTCTTTTGAGAAAGTTCCATTGTAATTATCTTCTGCTTTTCGTCTCACAAATTATTAGGATAATCCCTAATTGCATGCATGTCACATGTCTACGTGCATGCtctcaaaatatcattacaaaCAAACCCAGTAATCTCGAGTCTGTATTCCTAAGACATGGCCACCGTGGGCTTCTGCGGTTTGAAGCCATTACGCTTTCGTCGCAAGACACATGGCATTTTGGAGGTAAAACTCTAACCTTGTTTCCATCATCTTCTCTCATTAAGAACACATTTATTGTTGTTTCGATGTCTATTAGGAACATGAGGCTAGTTAAGTTCAATTtgctaaaatacaaataatatgtCTATACACTGTTATATCAAGCTCAAAATCTTGGGTTTGGGATTTTTGAACTAccccatttttttattttgtcgaACTTTTCTATATCATGCACGGTTTCATGGTTCAAAATTCAAGGAAAATTGTTGTTGGAATTTCAAGCATTATACGGACACCGTTCGTGATGTATATTCACCTTGCAGGGATTGAAAAACGCTCCTAAGAAGTCTTGTAAGGTTAAGAGCAAAGAAGATGAAGAGTCGCTAGAGTTGTCATTTGTAGGAGCTGACCAATTGATTCTAATGGTTGAGATCCATAAGAAGATCTTGGAATTCAGAGACCTCGTGGATCTTGCTTCATGCAACAGGACTGCTTCTTTACGTGAGGTGCTTTGTAATTTCTTTCTGTTCAGAGAAATGCCAGCATTCCCTCAAAATATTCTTGCCTGCTTCACAAATTTGTATTTCATCTGTCACAGATGATCATGAAAACCCTGCAAGATCTTCAAGGGCTTTACCCAGGTATCATACCCAAAAATGAAGTCTCAAAGATTAAGGGCAAGCCTACGGACCAGGTTTCGACATTTAGTTGCTCCTCAATCATTCTTGTCATGCTGAAATAtcatgaaatttgaaataagtATTTTCTGTTTTCAATCTTCATACAAAACTGTTATTTTGATTACAactttttcctattttcaaagATTGGTACTAAAAACAGTGATGTTTTTCTTTACAATTAGTCCTGAAAACACAGTTGAAAGTTCGAAATATCGAcacttttgtaattaaaaaatgaaaacaaaacatgtTTTGTCAGAGGCACAGATCCTTAGCCTCCAAAACACTAAATGTTGTCTGTTTTACTGCAGGCTATGACCTATTTCTGCAAGGCTTTGAAGTCTCTTGGAGAGTCGTGGATTATGCATAATGATTGGATGAACAAGCTCAATGTTGTATTACCATTGTGTAAAGATAACAGCAATATGCGTGAACTTGGTAATCTTGTCGTCCTTGTGAAATGGttcattgaaaagaaaaaaaggaataaGAAAGGCCTAATTGAGATTTACAATGATCAAAGTTGACATCATTTCCAACCCTTAAGTGTTGTTTCatttgttttgcaggtgaaacCTTGTTGACCACTCTAGATTCTTTGATAAAGTTAGCAAGTGAGAAGTTTGACATAGAGGAATATGAGCATAAGAAAGAGTTCAGCCCACAATCTAGTTCATTTGGAAAACATATGTTGCGATCAACCTCCTTCTCAGATAGCGGCAGCTCTTACTGCTCTCCTCCTGTCACACCAAAATCTGTTCTTCCAGAGTCGATGAGACACTCTTCAAGATCTGGAGAGAGTCCCAGAAGCTCTTGTGGCTCGCCACTTCTTCTGTCTCTCAGAGTTCAAGCTGTGGGAAAGTTGAACCCTATTGATGTAAAGCGCTTGTCTTTCCAGATGTCACCAACATTCATCCACAAGATGGAGCAGGATTCCACCGGAGAAGTGAAAGTGGATGACAAGACTTCAAATGATGGGAAAGACTCGTTAGAAGAGCTAGTGTTTCACTTGGACCCAACCGAGGAATTGGATCCCCAAACTCAACCTTTTGCTATAAAGGAGTTAAGGCTCTCTCTATCTCCCAATCAAACAGAAACTCAACCAAAATCTcctaaacaagaaaaaacacCTCTTCCACAGCAGGAACCAGTACCTGTACAGTCTTCACCTTCCATTCCACAATCTCCCCCATCACCTTCCCCACCATCTATGACAAAGATGAAGACTATACCACTcccaccacctcctcctccacctcctGCACCGTCCAAGATAACAACAAATGTAACATCACCACCACATGTTCTGCAGCCAAATGTAGCAGTGCCACCAAcaccacctccacctccacctctaCCATCAGCACCTAAACTGGAGCAAAGTGAAGCAGCAGTTAGGGTGCTTCCATCTCCACCACCACCCCCANCACCATTGCCTCCAAGTTCAGGTTCAGCAACAACTGCTactcctccaccaccaccaccaccattgcCTCCAAGTTCAGGTTCAGCAACAACTGCTNctcctccaccaccaccattgCCTCCAAGTTCAGGTTCAGCAACAGCCGCCActccaccacctccaccacctcCACAATCCATTCCCTCAAAAGGCGGACCAGTTCCTGCACCTCCGCCACCCGTGCCAGGTGGTCCAAGAGCAGGTGGCCCTCCGCCACCACCTCCTCTGGGAGGAGGGAGATCCTTGCGCCCTAAGGCAACTACTAAGTTGAAAAGATCGGCACAATTGGGCAACCTGTATCGATCTCTAAAGGGAAAATTGGAAGGGTCTAGCCTGAATGGAAAATCTTCTGCTGGGAAAAAAGGTGGCATTGGAGGAGCAAGCTCCGGAGGGAAACAAGGAATGGCAGATGCTCTAGCAGAGATGACAAAAAGGTATGCGTTTTAAACCATGTCGTAACAACATGAACTTCTAAGCTATGGTGATATAATACTGATAGATCCTAACATATGATATACTTCTTTATTTGTTTACAACATGAACCTTATTCCCCTCTTAAAACCATTTacatataaatgaataaatttcatttttgttcacCAAATAACGATATTTCTATTTTCTGTATTATCCATGCTTCTGCACCTTGTTTGAAGTTGTATTAGAATGTTATAGATGCATACATCGTTAAAAGTATCTAAATATTGGTATCGTATCCGAGAAGCCAATCAAAGTTGATTGCTTTTTGGAGCTTCCTAGGTAATGCATTTTTTCAAGTTTTGTGTGTATTAAACGTCCCACTTCTTGAGCTGTTTCGCTTATCTTTCACTTTACTTATTTAGATCCTCTTACTTCCAACAAATAGAAGAAGATGTCCAGAACTACACAAAGCAAATCTTGGAGCTGAGATCTACCATTTCTAATTTCAAGACAAAAGATATGACAGAATTGGCCAAGTTCCACAAAGATGTCGAATCCGTTCTTGAGAAATTAACTGATGAATCACAGGTGAGTTAAGAAAATCCGTGTCCGTATGGTGGTTTCAATTCCATTCATTGCTGCTGGTTCTTTCATTCACAACAGTAAACAATTCCGTTGCTGCATAGGTGCTATCACGATTTGAAGGATTCCCCACAAAGAAGTTGGAAGCTTTAAGAATGTCAGCAGCACTGTACAATAAATTGCACTCAATACTTACCGAGCTTCAAAATTGGAAAATAGTGCCTCCCATGGCTCAGCAACTGGACAAGGTTGAGCGATATTTCAGCAAGGTAATCCTAACACATGTGTCCTTGACTCAACGTAAATTCATTTCTAAATGCTAACCCCAAAAGAGCAAAACACAGATTAAGACAGAACTAGATGCTTTGGAAAGAACCAAAGATGAAGAATCTAAGAAATTTAAGAGTCACAACATCGAATTTGATTTCCACATTCTCGTAAAGATCAAGGAAGCGTTGGTGGACGTTTCCTCCAACTGCATGGAGTTATCACTTAAGGTATATCCAAGTTAGAACAAAGGAGatcaacacaacacaacacaagcaCTTTTTACTAAACCATGAAActaaatttacttattttgtatttgatgaaACTCAATGCAGGAGAAACGCAACTCTGCTGCTAATAAAGATGGACCGAAAAAAGAAGGAGCATCATTGCTGTGGAAAGCGTTTCAATTTGCATTCCGGGTCTACACCTTCGCTGGTGGCCTTGATGATCGTGCTGACAACCTAACAAGAGAATTGGCACAAGAGATAGAGAGTGACCCCAACCCTAAACCTAACCAACCATGAAtcaaatgattatatatatacatattggACTTATGCTTTGTATTTGGAGTACAAAACGACACGGTGAGGTTCTTTCTGCATACCCATCATGAACCCCCATTTTAGTGTCAAAGCCATTTGTAAATTAATGATCATTGGCGATTTGgagttcttatttttaaattttgataggATTTAGTCATGCTTGTAGAGTTATGAAATATTTGCCAGAACTCTACTGAAGCATGAAGCTAAGCCTGTATTTTCACCACTTTAGTTTgcgctctctctctctctctctctctctctctctctctatatatatatatatatttatatacatgtatattgGAGCTTTATTTAACAGCGATGAACTCCCTTTTATCCCTTTTACGTTCATTCTATTTGTGTCGATCATCAAACATATATGTTGAAAAATATCGATGGTGATGGATGGAAGAAGTAGAACGATATTTCAGTTGTTTCCACCAAATTCTACAGAAATTTGGTATAACAAGCGTAATGAGAAAATAGAATCACTTCTAAAATGCTGTCAGTTGTCTTTTCTATTTCGAACAGAAAGAAAATGCAAAATGCTAATCGGTGCAAAACTAATTTTCTACTATCAGTTTTGTACCTTTTTACTTCTGGTATTGACAATATATAAGTTAGTCTTTTACAGGTTGTCTCTCAAGACCGTATGCAAATTAGAAGCGTTTATCTCCTAAAGACCAATTACGTTTTAACCAAGTGTATTAGTGAAAAAAATGcgtcacatgtcacataaagtGACTCGTGGTTGTTATATATGCTTCAAAATCGGTCAATAATAAATCAATGATTAAACCATTTAATCAACTGAGTCATCCCCAATACCCAGCATTATGCAGAAATGTAGTTGGATTGACCATCGAAAAAAAACTGTAAATGGAAGAATGGTATCTCATCTTTCTAGAGTATTctagttttcttctttatttctccTGCGATATggatgaatagaaaaaaaaaaaaatgtatgtgcATAAAGATGTAGACCATAACTCTAACTCTTATACTTGTGTTGGTTAAGGtttcttaaatttcaatatttttaatttcaccctcatataatttatacacaattaatatttcattaaatatatgcttagttataaatttatcttaattatattactttaataaattagctaataaaatataatgacacTAATATATTTAGTTACATGAGTTCATAGGAGAAGGTGATTTCTAAATCGTTAATGGATGGTCAAGACTCAtgtagtaatttaatttttagggaCTAATATAAAGGCACTAATATATTTAGAGATATCTGGGacaattttctgtttttcagaTGTGGTTTATTGCAAAagtaaattaacttaaaaaatgtcTGTTaatgccatgtccgacgtctatagacgtctgtcAGTGTACACCCAGACGTCCAATGGATTACAAAGGCTAAGCACGTTTCAGGGTCTTAGACGTCGGCTGCCACCTAGTTAgatgtctatatagacatcTGATCTGTATAGtctgacatctatatagacgtctgactaGGATGACAACGTCCAATTAACGTTACCCATAAAAATATCGGATCGAGATCAGACgtaaaaagcccaaaataacagacgttaAAAGCCTTTTCTATACTAGTGGCAGCATCTCCACATTCTCTATATTACAAGATCTTTAATATTTCAATCTAAATGTTACTCTCAATATTTGGAGTAAGAGTATTCGTACTACATTGTTTATCATGAATCAGATTCCTAACCCAATTTTAGGAAATAAATCTccataaagttttttttttttttttaataatctgcCTGCTTATTCTAAATTTGAAGCCTTATGCTATGCTTCTACTCTTCTTTCTTCTAGACATAAATTTAGTCCTAGGGCTATTGGTTTTGTGGTTATAGGATATCCTGTTAATTATAAAGGTTATAAAGAaaacttttatttctaaatatgttaaatttcacgagaaaatttttccttttacagacaataattttgttttagttggACGGCTTTAATCCTATCATACCTATATTGATCATACTAACAATGTTGATGACACTCTCCATTTTCATAGCAATTCTTTACCGTGGTACTCCTAGTTTTGTTGCATCTAAATCTGATAATCTCAACACAACACAAAATAACCCTCCTTCAGGTATTGTTTGCCACCCTTTGCGCACTAACAAGAACATTATTCCCCCTTCTTTTCTCCCTAACTATCATTGTTATAATGTTAGTCCTGATTCTACTTCTCATTATCCTATCCAGAATAAtgttaattattcaaaaatttcCACTCTTTGTACTTAATATCCTATCCAAAACTATTCTAATTATCTTATCTATAGTAGTTTTGAGATCTCCAACACATGTCTTTACGTCCAAACATGTATACCTCAAACATCATATTAATATGTGGTATGATAGTGATATcgtaataatgataataaatccaataaataataaatttctcaataacatataacataatatattctttaaataacaaatctaattaagatatgttttatagaaataaattttatgtctaactcaattttacgaaatttgtttataaaataaaatttatataatttatatactctAAACTCATGTAAGATTTCTAgcacattttttaaacttttatcacaacaaaacaatttctattttaatttaataacttaatttaatatttattattaattatttatttttcaaataaataaataattgttagaagttaatataacataaaattttcgttttgttttaaataatacttttgacatctaaa
This genomic stretch from Vigna radiata var. radiata cultivar VC1973A chromosome 7, Vradiata_ver6, whole genome shotgun sequence harbors:
- the LOC106766395 gene encoding uncharacterized protein At4g04980 produces the protein MVEIHKKILEFRDLVDLASCNRTASLREMIMKTLQDLQGLYPGIIPKNEVSKIKGKPTDQAMTYFCKALKSLGESWIMHNDWMNKLNVVLPLCKDNSNMRELGETLLTTLDSLIKLASEKFDIEEYEHKKEFSPQSSSFGKHMLRSTSFSDSGSSYCSPPVTPKSVLPESMRHSSRSGESPRSSCGSPLLLSLRVQAVGKLNPIDVKRLSFQMSPTFIHKMEQDSTGEVKVDDKTSNDGKDSLEELVFHLDPTEELDPQTQPFAIKELRLSLSPNQTETQPKSPKQEKTPLPQQEPVPVQSSPSIPQSPPSPSPPSMTKMKTIPLPPPPPPPPAPSKITTNVTSPPHVLQPNVAVPPTPPPPPPLPSAPKLEQSEAAVRVLPSPPPPPXPLPPSSGSATTATPPPPPPPLPPSSGSATTAXPPPPPLPPSSGSATAATPPPPPPPQSIPSKGGPVPAPPPPVPGGPRAGGPPPPPPLGGGRSLRPKATTKLKRSAQLGNLYRSLKGKLEGSSLNGKSSAGKKGGIGGASSGGKQGMADALAEMTKRSSYFQQIEEDVQNYTKQILELRSTISNFKTKDMTELAKFHKDVESVLEKLTDESQVLSRFEGFPTKKLEALRMSAALYNKLHSILTELQNWKIVPPMAQQLDKVERYFSKIKTELDALERTKDEESKKFKSHNIEFDFHILVKIKEALVDVSSNCMELSLKEKRNSAANKDGPKKEGASLLWKAFQFAFRVYTFAGGLDDRADNLTRELAQEIESDPNPKPNQP